The Psychrobium sp. MM17-31 genome window below encodes:
- a CDS encoding TetR/AcrR family transcriptional regulator, translated as MNKTTKTSREDWLNFALDILVKHGPEKLKIAPLCEIKGVTKGSFYHHFKNRAVFIESLMAHWYQTMTLAFIEQANTQDSPLERLQKLDSVIASNNIEAEKHIRAWALKEPVIAPHLAKIDQQRRDYLAACYVELGMEQNTADDVALMAYANFLGMQQVYPAPTIEEVLRVSAIASKALLPNIDD; from the coding sequence ATGAACAAAACCACTAAAACCAGCCGAGAAGATTGGCTTAATTTTGCGTTAGACATCCTAGTAAAGCACGGCCCAGAGAAACTTAAAATTGCCCCACTCTGCGAAATTAAAGGAGTAACCAAAGGCTCTTTTTATCATCACTTTAAAAACCGCGCGGTATTTATCGAAAGTTTAATGGCTCATTGGTATCAAACAATGACGCTCGCCTTTATCGAGCAGGCGAACACACAAGACTCTCCCTTAGAGCGACTGCAAAAACTCGACAGTGTTATTGCCAGCAATAACATCGAAGCGGAAAAGCACATTCGAGCATGGGCACTTAAAGAGCCTGTAATAGCCCCACATTTAGCCAAAATCGATCAACAACGACGCGATTATCTCGCCGCCTGTTACGTAGAGTTAGGCATGGAGCAAAACACAGCTGATGACGTGGCATTAATGGCCTACGCCAACTTTTTAGGCATGCAACAAGTGTATCCAGCGCCGACGATCGAGGAAGTGTTACGTGTGTCAGCAATAGCATCTAAAGCATTGCTGCCGAACATAGACGATTAA
- a CDS encoding DUF2867 domain-containing protein, whose amino-acid sequence MFKLFSAIKTLKPPTDDALAAKHQAPYFRDALQTSVSKHQLSPSQLQYAIFNYLPNWVQGLMSLRNKVVKWFGFEVGVNNMQPVSDELNVGDKAGFLTIIEKTDDEIISHADDKHMTFYLSVKKQGKDVIVSSLVNQKTTIGRIYVNAILPFHYFIARIVINNAIKANRI is encoded by the coding sequence ATGTTCAAATTATTTTCTGCGATAAAGACGTTAAAGCCTCCTACAGACGATGCATTAGCGGCCAAACATCAAGCGCCCTATTTTAGAGATGCGTTGCAAACTTCAGTCTCTAAACACCAGCTCTCACCAAGCCAACTGCAATACGCGATTTTTAATTATCTGCCAAATTGGGTCCAAGGCTTAATGTCACTGCGCAATAAAGTCGTTAAATGGTTCGGCTTTGAAGTTGGAGTAAACAATATGCAGCCGGTAAGCGATGAGCTTAATGTCGGTGATAAAGCAGGATTTCTAACTATTATAGAAAAAACCGATGACGAGATAATTAGTCACGCCGACGATAAACACATGACCTTTTACCTAAGCGTTAAAAAACAAGGCAAAGATGTGATAGTGTCGAGTCTGGTTAACCAGAAAACCACAATTGGCCGCATCTACGTCAACGCTATTCTACCCTTTCACTATTTTATCGCACGCATCGTTATCAACAATGCCATTAAGGCCAACAGAATATGA
- the dnaK gene encoding molecular chaperone DnaK, protein MGKIIGIDLGTTNSCVAVLDGEKTRIIENAEGDRTTPSIIAYTEGEVLVGAPAKRQAVTNPHNTLFAIKRLIGRRFEDEVVQRDVKIMPYSIVKADNGDAWVEAQDKKMAPPQISAEILKKMKKTAEDYLGEDVTEAVITVPAYFNDAQRQATKDAGRIAGLEVKRIINEPTAAALAYGMDKKSGDNVVAVYDLGGGTFDISIIEIDEMDGEHTFEVLATNGDTHLGGEDFDSRLINYLVEEFKKEQGIDLNNDPLALQRLKEAAEKAKIELSSAQQTEVNLPYITADATGPKHLAIKVTRAKLESLVEDLVQRTLEPLKVALADSDLSISDVNDVILVGGQTRMPLVQEKVTEFFGKEPRKDVNPDEAVAMGAAVQGGVLAGDVTDVLLLDVTPLSLGIETMGGVMTSVISKNSTIPTKQSQTFSTAEDNQSAVTVHVVQGERKRAADNKSLGQFNLEGIRPAMRGTPQIEVTFDIDADGILHVSAKDKDTGQEQKITIKASSGLDEAEIEKMVADAEANAAEDAKFEELVQARNQADGMVHATRKQVEEAGDELPGEDKEKIEAALSDLETAIKGEDKEAIEAKTQALMEASAKLMEIAQAKAQAGQAAGGEAPEQQAQPQDDVVDAEFEEVKEDDKK, encoded by the coding sequence ATGGGCAAAATTATCGGTATCGATCTAGGTACAACTAACTCTTGTGTTGCAGTATTAGACGGCGAAAAAACTCGCATTATTGAGAACGCAGAAGGCGATCGTACAACCCCTTCGATTATCGCTTACACTGAAGGTGAAGTATTAGTTGGTGCACCAGCTAAGCGTCAAGCGGTAACTAATCCACACAATACTCTTTTTGCTATCAAGCGTTTAATCGGTCGTCGTTTCGAAGACGAAGTTGTACAACGCGATGTTAAAATCATGCCTTACAGCATTGTTAAAGCTGACAATGGTGATGCATGGGTTGAAGCACAAGACAAGAAAATGGCTCCGCCACAAATCTCTGCTGAAATCTTGAAGAAGATGAAGAAGACTGCTGAAGATTACTTAGGCGAAGACGTTACTGAAGCTGTAATCACAGTTCCGGCTTACTTTAACGATGCACAACGTCAAGCAACTAAAGATGCTGGTCGTATCGCAGGTTTAGAAGTTAAGCGTATCATCAATGAGCCAACAGCTGCTGCACTAGCTTACGGTATGGACAAGAAGTCTGGCGACAACGTTGTTGCTGTATATGACCTTGGTGGTGGTACTTTCGATATCTCTATCATCGAAATCGATGAGATGGATGGCGAGCACACATTTGAAGTATTAGCGACTAACGGTGACACGCACTTAGGTGGTGAAGATTTCGATAGCCGTTTAATCAACTACTTAGTAGAAGAGTTCAAGAAAGAGCAAGGTATCGACTTAAACAACGATCCACTAGCACTTCAACGTTTAAAAGAAGCTGCTGAAAAAGCAAAAATCGAGCTTTCTTCTGCACAACAAACTGAAGTTAACCTGCCGTACATCACTGCTGATGCAACAGGTCCTAAGCATTTAGCAATTAAAGTAACTCGCGCTAAATTAGAGTCTTTAGTTGAAGATTTAGTACAACGCACTCTAGAGCCACTAAAAGTTGCACTAGCAGATTCTGACCTAAGCATCTCTGACGTTAACGACGTTATCTTAGTTGGTGGTCAAACGCGTATGCCACTAGTTCAAGAGAAAGTAACAGAGTTCTTCGGTAAAGAGCCACGTAAAGACGTTAACCCTGATGAAGCAGTAGCTATGGGTGCTGCGGTACAAGGTGGTGTTCTTGCGGGTGACGTAACTGACGTTCTTCTACTTGACGTTACTCCATTATCTCTAGGTATCGAGACTATGGGCGGCGTGATGACTTCAGTTATCTCTAAGAACAGCACGATTCCTACTAAGCAATCTCAAACGTTCTCTACAGCTGAAGACAACCAATCTGCTGTAACTGTACACGTAGTACAAGGTGAGCGTAAGCGTGCGGCAGACAACAAATCACTAGGTCAATTCAACCTAGAAGGTATCCGCCCAGCAATGCGCGGTACTCCGCAAATCGAAGTTACTTTCGACATCGATGCTGACGGTATCTTACACGTATCTGCGAAAGATAAAGACACTGGTCAAGAGCAGAAGATCACTATCAAAGCATCTTCTGGTTTAGATGAAGCTGAAATCGAGAAAATGGTAGCAGACGCTGAAGCAAACGCGGCAGAAGATGCGAAGTTTGAAGAGTTAGTTCAAGCTCGTAACCAAGCTGACGGTATGGTTCACGCAACTCGTAAGCAAGTTGAAGAAGCTGGCGATGAGTTACCAGGCGAAGACAAAGAGAAGATCGAAGCAGCGCTTTCTGATTTAGAAACGGCTATCAAAGGCGAAGATAAAGAAGCAATCGAAGCTAAGACTCAGGCATTAATGGAAGCATCTGCTAAGTTAATGGAAATTGCTCAAGCTAAAGCACAAGCTGGTCAAGCAGCTGGTGGCGAAGCGCCAGAGCAACAAGCACAGCCACAAGACGATGTTGTTGACGCTGAGTTTGAAGAAGTTAAAGAAGACGACAAGAAGTAA
- a CDS encoding LysR family transcriptional regulator — protein MQVHDVDLRLLRVFVAIVESGGLSAAESRLNIGRSTISAHLSDLEVRLGVKLCKRGRSGFELTDTGRVTYQASLELMQQCEAFTATVASAKNELSGRASISIIDTLVNDERCGLSRAIAGLKARGNNLQFDINVCEAREVETAVANGRSLVGIGVSRHQLRGLDYTPLYNETNYLYCAVGHPLFDAKTADINQLLESSEVITSNYMRDKEVRNDGLNYQNSATAYHDEGIAHLILSGAFIGYLPEHFASYWVDKGLMKPILPKKYSYEIPVMLISSKNNAASPLANAIMEEVRLCHGVGEVG, from the coding sequence ATGCAAGTACATGACGTTGATTTACGCCTATTAAGAGTTTTCGTTGCCATTGTTGAATCTGGCGGTTTGTCGGCAGCAGAATCGCGCCTCAATATTGGGCGCTCAACCATTAGCGCCCATTTATCTGACTTGGAAGTGCGCCTTGGCGTCAAGCTGTGCAAGCGAGGCAGAAGTGGCTTTGAACTCACCGACACTGGTCGCGTGACATATCAAGCATCGCTTGAACTAATGCAGCAGTGTGAGGCTTTTACCGCTACAGTCGCCAGCGCCAAAAACGAATTATCTGGCCGCGCTAGTATTTCCATTATCGATACCTTGGTTAATGACGAGCGCTGCGGACTCTCACGTGCTATTGCTGGCTTAAAAGCGCGAGGCAATAACTTGCAGTTTGATATTAACGTGTGTGAAGCGCGTGAAGTTGAAACCGCCGTCGCCAATGGCCGCTCCTTAGTTGGCATTGGGGTGAGCCGCCACCAATTACGTGGCTTGGACTACACGCCACTTTATAATGAAACCAACTATCTCTACTGCGCCGTCGGTCACCCGCTGTTTGATGCTAAAACAGCTGACATCAATCAATTGCTAGAAAGCTCAGAAGTCATCACTAGTAACTACATGCGCGATAAAGAAGTACGCAACGATGGTCTTAACTATCAAAACAGCGCCACCGCTTACCACGACGAAGGCATCGCTCACTTGATTTTATCGGGCGCCTTTATCGGCTATCTCCCCGAACATTTCGCCAGTTATTGGGTAGACAAAGGATTGATGAAACCGATCTTACCCAAGAAGTATTCGTACGAAATTCCAGTGATGTTGATATCGAGTAAAAACAACGCAGCTTCACCGCTGGCTAATGCGATTATGGAAGAGGTGAGATTGTGTCATGGAGTGGGGGAGGTTGGTTAG
- a CDS encoding AbgT family transporter produces MSSQSNIAPNQQNNDQQNNGLFNRFLATVEFLGNMLPHPITLFAIFCMAIIVISGIADWAGLSVIDPRPEGAKGRAPDGVIEVVSLMSAEGLQKIVTGLVTNFTGFAPLGTVLVAILGVSVAEHSGLLSAAMRGMVMGAPKRLVTFMVVFAAILSNTASELGYVVLIPLAAMIFHSLGRHPLAGLAAAFAGVSGGYSANLLLGTIDPLLAGITTPAAQMIDPTYEVGPEANYYFMAISVLLIAVVGTWVTEKIVEPRLGKYNDDDASEDLSNNSIERLTATEKTGLKAAGLAFLLTCIVLAFTIVPEDGILRHPETGAVSGSPFLKGIVAFIFVTFAIPGFVYGRVVGTMKNDRDVIDAMSKSISSMGMYIVLVFFAAQFVAFFKWTNLGTILAVKGAALLTALNLTGPEVFVLFIFMCALVNLSLGSSSAQWAITAPIFVPMLMLIGYAPETIQAAYRIGDSVTNLITPMMSYFGLILAVATKYKKDMGIGTLVATMLPYSMFFFVGWVALFYLWVFVFGLPVGPDSPIYYKP; encoded by the coding sequence ATGTCATCGCAAAGTAACATTGCACCTAATCAACAAAACAACGACCAACAAAATAATGGTCTGTTTAATCGATTTCTAGCCACGGTAGAGTTTCTTGGAAACATGCTGCCGCATCCAATTACCTTATTCGCCATTTTCTGTATGGCAATTATCGTTATCAGTGGTATCGCCGATTGGGCGGGACTGAGCGTTATCGACCCGCGTCCTGAGGGAGCAAAAGGTCGTGCACCTGATGGTGTCATTGAAGTGGTTAGCTTGATGAGCGCCGAAGGTTTGCAAAAAATTGTGACTGGCCTTGTTACTAACTTCACGGGCTTTGCCCCATTAGGCACTGTATTAGTGGCTATTTTAGGTGTGAGTGTTGCAGAACATTCAGGGTTATTATCAGCGGCTATGCGCGGCATGGTAATGGGCGCGCCAAAGCGCCTAGTGACTTTTATGGTGGTGTTTGCAGCCATTCTATCTAACACCGCATCTGAGCTAGGTTATGTGGTATTAATTCCATTAGCAGCAATGATATTCCATAGCTTAGGCCGTCATCCTTTAGCTGGTCTTGCTGCGGCATTTGCGGGTGTATCAGGTGGTTACAGTGCTAACTTATTACTCGGTACAATCGACCCACTACTGGCTGGTATCACGACGCCTGCAGCGCAAATGATTGACCCAACCTATGAAGTTGGCCCAGAAGCCAACTACTACTTCATGGCTATTTCGGTACTACTAATCGCCGTAGTTGGTACTTGGGTAACCGAGAAAATTGTTGAGCCGCGTTTGGGTAAATACAACGACGATGATGCTAGTGAAGATTTATCAAACAACAGCATCGAACGCTTAACTGCTACTGAAAAAACAGGCTTAAAAGCCGCTGGTTTAGCCTTCTTATTAACCTGTATCGTATTGGCATTTACTATCGTGCCAGAAGACGGCATTTTACGTCATCCTGAAACGGGCGCTGTTTCAGGTTCACCATTCCTTAAAGGAATCGTTGCCTTTATCTTTGTTACTTTTGCTATTCCAGGTTTCGTCTATGGCCGCGTGGTTGGCACCATGAAAAATGACCGCGATGTGATTGATGCCATGTCCAAGAGTATTAGCTCGATGGGCATGTACATCGTATTAGTATTCTTCGCAGCGCAATTTGTTGCCTTCTTTAAATGGACTAACCTTGGCACCATCTTGGCGGTTAAAGGCGCGGCGTTATTAACAGCGTTAAACCTAACGGGCCCAGAAGTATTCGTATTATTTATCTTCATGTGTGCGCTCGTAAATCTAAGTTTAGGTTCGTCGTCGGCACAGTGGGCGATTACTGCGCCAATCTTCGTGCCTATGTTGATGCTGATTGGTTACGCACCTGAAACTATTCAAGCGGCATATCGTATCGGTGATTCGGTTACCAACTTGATAACCCCAATGATGAGTTACTTCGGTTTAATCTTAGCCGTTGCTACTAAATACAAGAAAGATATGGGGATAGGTACGCTAGTCGCCACCATGCTGCCATATTCGATGTTCTTCTTCGTCGGCTGGGTTGCCTTGTTCTACCTATGGGTATTTGTATTTGGCTTACCAGTTGGCCCTGATTCACCGATTTATTACAAGCCTTAG
- the hutH gene encoding histidine ammonia-lyase has translation MTFNYGIDHLNLDIVNGIADGTIEAHLSAEAIEKINISRGRVEKMAASDEAVYGINTGFGPLCDTQITPEETNLLQKNLLITHAVGVGEPIAKSISKLMLITKVHALSQGFSGIRLETVERMLKFLELDLIPVVPEQGSVGASGDLAPLSHLFLPLLGEGEFWQGDEIVPAAQALKEHNLEPMELHAKEGLALINGTQFILSHAITGLTKMRYLLDLADLTGAMSIEGMQGSQQPFREELHATRPFPGNIKVAARMRSFFKDSQNMNSHTDCDRVQDPYSLRCIPQVHGASRNAYNHLLELTEMEMNSVTDNPIVISSEEAISGGSFHGQPLAMVLDYASIAAAELGNISDRRCYLLLEGLHGLPRLLTTSGGLNSGMMIPQYATAALVTENKSLCFPPSADSVPTSMGQEDHVSMGSISSRKFNQILGNLEKIFAIELMYAAQAVDFRRPNTCSEIIEQNHALIRSKVAKLEEDRLLKPDIDAIIALVKSQAFTVK, from the coding sequence ATGACGTTTAACTATGGTATTGACCACCTTAATTTGGATATCGTGAATGGTATCGCCGATGGCACAATTGAAGCGCATCTTAGCGCGGAGGCTATCGAAAAAATCAACATTAGTCGCGGCCGCGTTGAAAAAATGGCGGCGTCGGACGAAGCCGTATACGGTATCAACACAGGCTTTGGCCCACTGTGTGATACGCAAATCACCCCAGAAGAAACCAATCTTTTACAAAAAAACTTATTAATTACCCACGCCGTTGGTGTTGGTGAGCCGATTGCTAAATCAATTTCTAAATTAATGCTTATCACCAAGGTTCACGCCCTAAGCCAAGGTTTCTCAGGCATTCGTTTAGAAACTGTTGAGCGCATGCTCAAATTCTTGGAGCTCGATTTAATTCCTGTAGTACCAGAGCAAGGTTCTGTTGGAGCATCAGGCGATTTAGCACCGCTATCTCACCTATTCCTACCATTACTTGGTGAGGGTGAGTTCTGGCAAGGTGATGAGATTGTGCCAGCAGCGCAGGCGCTTAAAGAGCACAATCTTGAGCCGATGGAGCTGCACGCCAAAGAAGGTTTAGCGCTGATCAACGGTACGCAATTTATCTTATCGCATGCCATCACTGGCCTAACAAAAATGCGCTACCTACTTGATTTAGCGGATTTAACTGGCGCGATGAGCATCGAAGGTATGCAAGGTAGCCAACAACCATTTAGAGAAGAGCTACACGCTACCCGTCCTTTCCCGGGTAACATCAAAGTGGCAGCTCGTATGCGCAGTTTCTTTAAAGACTCGCAAAACATGAATTCACACACCGACTGTGATCGCGTACAAGATCCTTATTCACTTCGCTGTATTCCACAGGTGCACGGCGCGTCTCGCAACGCCTACAATCACTTGTTAGAGCTGACTGAGATGGAAATGAACTCGGTGACTGATAACCCAATCGTTATCAGCAGTGAAGAAGCGATCTCTGGTGGTAGTTTCCACGGTCAGCCACTGGCGATGGTACTTGACTACGCCTCTATTGCAGCGGCCGAACTTGGTAATATTTCAGATCGTCGTTGTTATTTACTGCTTGAAGGCCTACACGGCTTACCGCGTTTATTAACCACTTCTGGCGGTTTAAACTCGGGCATGATGATCCCGCAATACGCCACTGCTGCGCTAGTGACTGAAAACAAATCATTGTGTTTCCCACCGTCGGCTGACAGTGTGCCAACGTCGATGGGTCAAGAAGATCACGTGTCTATGGGCAGTATCTCAAGCCGTAAATTCAATCAAATCTTGGGTAACCTAGAGAAGATTTTCGCGATTGAATTAATGTATGCCGCACAAGCGGTTGATTTTAGACGCCCGAATACCTGTTCTGAAATTATTGAACAAAACCACGCGTTAATCCGTAGTAAAGTTGCCAAGCTTGAAGAAGATCGTCTACTAAAACCAGATATCGACGCTATTATTGCACTGGTTAAATCACAAGCGTTCACGGTTAAATAA
- a CDS encoding urocanate hydratase, with translation MTFEQEIKQGIPSELPAAKPYPLDANRAPKRKDILTSEEKQLAVRNALRYFPKEWHQELAVEFAQELKDFGRIYMYRFKPSYFMKARPISDYPAKCQQAAAIMLMIDNNLDPAVAQHPEELITYGGNGAVFQNWAQYLLAMKYLSEMESDQTLHLYSGHPMGLFPSSEDAPRVVVTNGMMIPNYSQPDDWEKFNALGVTQYGQMTAGSFMYIGPQGIVHGTTITVMNAFRKVLNKGENPQGKIFLTAGLGGMSGAQPKAGNIANCITVCAEVNPKAATKRHQQGWVDELIDNMDELVARVRTAQANDEVVSIAFIGNVVDVWETFFEQDIFVHLGSDQTSLHNPWSGGYYPVDISYEESNRLIREEPEVFKEKVQATLKRHADAVKKHTARGTYFFDYGNAFLLEASRAGGDVMAENGIDFKYPSYVQDILGPMCFDYGFGPFRWVCTSGNPDDLDKTDAIAARILNKIMAESPEEIQQQMQDNITWINDAKQNKLVVGSQARILYADAQGRMEIAKAFNDAINSGEIGPVVLGRDHHDVSGTDSPFRETSNIYDGSRFTADMAIHNVIGDSFRGATWVSIHNGGGVGWGEVTNGGFGMLLDGSSDAERRLKSMLLFDVNNGIARRSWARNEEANFAIKREMERTPKLRVTLPNTVEEDILNNLSL, from the coding sequence ATGACATTTGAACAAGAAATCAAACAAGGTATTCCAAGCGAATTGCCAGCGGCTAAGCCATATCCTTTAGACGCGAACCGCGCGCCAAAGCGCAAAGACATTCTAACGAGTGAAGAAAAACAACTAGCCGTGCGCAACGCCCTACGCTACTTCCCAAAAGAATGGCATCAAGAGCTGGCGGTTGAGTTTGCTCAAGAGCTAAAAGACTTTGGCCGTATTTACATGTATCGCTTTAAGCCAAGCTACTTCATGAAAGCGCGCCCAATTAGCGACTACCCTGCTAAATGTCAGCAAGCGGCGGCAATCATGCTGATGATCGACAACAACTTAGATCCAGCAGTTGCTCAGCATCCAGAAGAGTTAATCACATACGGCGGTAACGGCGCAGTGTTCCAAAACTGGGCGCAATATCTACTTGCCATGAAATACTTGAGTGAAATGGAAAGCGATCAAACGTTACATCTATACTCGGGTCACCCAATGGGATTATTCCCATCATCAGAAGACGCACCGCGCGTTGTCGTGACTAACGGTATGATGATCCCTAACTATTCACAGCCAGATGATTGGGAAAAATTCAACGCCCTTGGTGTTACTCAATACGGCCAGATGACTGCTGGTTCGTTTATGTACATTGGCCCACAAGGCATTGTACATGGCACTACTATCACGGTAATGAACGCATTCCGTAAGGTATTAAACAAAGGCGAGAACCCACAAGGTAAAATTTTCCTAACGGCTGGCCTTGGCGGCATGAGTGGCGCACAACCAAAAGCGGGTAACATCGCTAACTGTATTACCGTATGTGCCGAGGTTAACCCGAAGGCTGCAACTAAGCGCCACCAGCAAGGTTGGGTTGACGAGCTAATCGACAACATGGATGAGCTAGTTGCTCGCGTTCGCACAGCACAAGCCAATGATGAAGTGGTATCTATCGCCTTTATCGGTAACGTGGTTGATGTGTGGGAAACCTTCTTCGAGCAAGATATTTTCGTTCACCTAGGGTCAGATCAAACATCACTTCACAATCCATGGTCAGGCGGTTACTACCCTGTAGATATTAGCTACGAAGAATCAAACCGCTTGATTCGCGAAGAGCCAGAAGTCTTTAAAGAAAAGGTACAGGCGACACTGAAACGTCACGCCGATGCCGTGAAAAAACACACAGCGCGCGGCACTTATTTCTTCGATTACGGCAACGCCTTCTTACTCGAAGCATCACGCGCCGGTGGCGATGTGATGGCAGAAAACGGTATCGATTTCAAATATCCATCTTACGTACAAGATATCCTAGGCCCTATGTGTTTCGACTACGGCTTCGGTCCTTTCCGCTGGGTGTGTACGTCGGGCAATCCAGATGATTTAGACAAGACAGATGCTATTGCGGCACGAATTCTGAATAAAATCATGGCAGAGTCGCCTGAAGAAATTCAGCAGCAGATGCAAGATAACATCACTTGGATCAACGATGCGAAGCAAAACAAACTAGTTGTTGGCTCGCAAGCGCGTATTCTTTACGCCGATGCCCAAGGTCGTATGGAAATCGCTAAAGCCTTTAACGACGCTATCAACAGCGGCGAAATTGGCCCGGTAGTATTAGGCCGTGATCACCACGATGTAAGTGGCACCGATTCGCCGTTCCGCGAAACATCGAACATCTATGATGGCAGCCGCTTTACTGCAGATATGGCTATTCACAACGTAATCGGCGATAGCTTTCGCGGCGCAACTTGGGTATCAATCCACAACGGTGGCGGTGTCGGTTGGGGTGAAGTAACCAACGGCGGTTTCGGTATGTTACTCGATGGCTCAAGCGATGCCGAGCGCCGCTTAAAGTCGATGCTACTATTTGATGTAAACAACGGTATTGCCCGTCGCAGCTGGGCACGTAACGAAGAAGCGAATTTTGCGATTAAACGTGAAATGGAGCGCACGCCAAAACTACGCGTAACGCTGCCAAATACGGTAGAAGAAGATATTTTGAATAATCTGTCGCTGTAA